From a single Lactococcus allomyrinae genomic region:
- a CDS encoding nitroreductase family protein, protein MSFIKSLENRRTIYALGKNVGDEEKVIETIKEAVRLSPTAFNSQTGRVLIVTGDAQNKLWDEIVAPELKAAMEAQGAPESAWDGTRAKLDGFKAAFGTALFFEDEDVVKGLQEQFALYADNFPVWSEQGTGIISVNAWTALAELGLGANLQHYNPLIDEAVAKEWNIPSSWKLRGQLVFGSIEAPAGEKTFMDDADRFIVVK, encoded by the coding sequence ATGTCATTTATTAAATCACTTGAAAATCGTCGTACTATCTACGCTCTCGGAAAAAATGTTGGAGACGAAGAAAAAGTAATTGAAACAATCAAAGAAGCAGTTCGTCTTTCACCAACAGCATTCAACTCACAAACAGGCCGTGTTTTGATTGTGACAGGTGATGCTCAAAACAAACTTTGGGATGAAATCGTGGCACCAGAACTAAAAGCAGCAATGGAAGCTCAAGGTGCACCTGAATCAGCATGGGATGGAACACGTGCGAAACTTGACGGCTTTAAAGCAGCCTTTGGTACAGCACTTTTCTTTGAAGACGAAGACGTAGTAAAAGGACTTCAAGAACAATTTGCACTTTATGCTGACAATTTCCCAGTTTGGTCAGAACAAGGCACAGGAATTATCTCAGTAAACGCTTGGACAGCACTTGCAGAACTTGGACTTGGTGCTAACCTTCAACACTACAATCCATTGATTGATGAAGCAGTAGCTAAAGAATGGAATATTCCATCAAGCTGGAAACTTCGTGGACAACTTGTATTCGGTTCAATTGAAGCACCAGCAGGTGAAAAAACATTTATGGACGATGCTGACCGTTTTATCGTTGTAAAATAA